A stretch of Geomonas oryzisoli DNA encodes these proteins:
- the dcd gene encoding dCTP deaminase, translated as MPVLIGHEIRDAIARGEIGIDPLDDSQIGPGSIDLTLGNDFRIFRKETGVCHVHNESDFADVTEAVTVADGSFITIAPCEMILGITRERITLAETMAGWLEGRSRFARFGLAVHVTAGFMQPGISNQQVLEIVNLGHKTLALYPGTRICQFVFERCIGSAKYEGRFADQAKP; from the coding sequence ATGCCGGTATTGATAGGGCACGAGATAAGGGATGCGATTGCTCGCGGGGAAATAGGCATTGATCCGCTGGACGATTCCCAGATCGGACCGGGATCGATCGATCTGACTTTGGGCAACGACTTTCGGATCTTCAGAAAAGAGACCGGGGTCTGCCACGTGCACAACGAATCCGACTTTGCCGATGTGACTGAAGCGGTCACGGTGGCGGACGGAAGCTTCATAACCATCGCTCCCTGCGAGATGATCCTGGGCATCACCAGGGAGCGGATCACCCTTGCCGAGACCATGGCGGGGTGGCTGGAGGGGAGGAGCCGGTTCGCCCGTTTCGGGCTGGCGGTCCATGTCACCGCCGGATTCATGCAGCCGGGGATCTCCAACCAGCAGGTACTGGAAATCGTGAACCTGGGGCATAAGACCCTGGCGCTTTATCCGGGCACGCGCATCTGCCAGTTTGTCTTCGAACGATGCATCGGTTCGGCGAAATATGAAGGGAGGTTCGCCGATCAGGCCAAACCTTGA